Proteins encoded in a region of the Mucilaginibacter sabulilitoris genome:
- a CDS encoding TonB-dependent receptor — translation MLKSYTTLFFVLAAAITAGAQTKRSSAKKDTVTHLQTVTVKGYLSEQPVISVPASVSVLGAAQLKLQPDNSFVSALNTVPGVRAEERSPGSYRLSIRGSLLRSPFGVRDVKIYFDDIPLTDAGGNTYLNSIDISGVPGVEILKGPDGSLFGANSGGVMLLSSTNKYADSSYHSVGINTGSYGLFHEKANIQQQFGKNLLNVNQSYQAYQGYRQNSNMSRNYVQVADKWNYSGKNELRFLGLYSDLTYQTPGGLTLAQAAADPRQARQPTPVVPGALQQHIGITTTMYLGGLVNEYHFSNRFRNVLAVFGNHVDFANPFITNFEQRSENTYGFRTYFELAGLPQENINWKVNLGMEWQQTNSRISNYGNNRGVKDTTQTSDDIHSNQHFIFARYSADIYKRLHLEAALSLNWYEYDFKNLYPLNQTDFTNRNFTPQLMPRLALSYQFMDNFIWRASVSRGYSTPTTAEVRPTDNIVNTGLQAQYGWNYETGFRLRNQDETMFLDVSAFYYRINNAIVRRLNADETEHYINAGGTNQPGVELSFTDWLIHPNTNHFVRGLQFNESFTFSKFKFRDYADATTSYSGNALTGVPQQVFVSSLQIRFPQYISLFAQHNYTSKIPLNDGNTVYAKSYNLLQAKVSWQPTIGHRTHLEIYAGAENILNQKYSLGNDLNAVGNRYYNPSPLRNYTVGMGISF, via the coding sequence ATGTTAAAGAGTTATACTACCCTTTTTTTTGTTTTAGCTGCTGCTATAACTGCCGGGGCACAAACTAAAAGATCATCTGCAAAAAAAGATACTGTTACCCATTTGCAAACGGTTACTGTTAAAGGTTATCTTAGCGAGCAACCCGTAATCAGCGTACCTGCCTCGGTAAGCGTGCTCGGTGCTGCGCAGTTAAAATTACAGCCCGATAATTCATTTGTAAGTGCACTAAACACTGTTCCGGGGGTACGGGCTGAGGAACGTTCGCCGGGTAGTTACCGTTTGTCTATCAGGGGGAGTTTGTTGCGTTCGCCTTTTGGGGTGCGCGATGTGAAAATATATTTTGACGATATCCCCCTCACCGATGCCGGGGGCAATACCTATTTAAATTCTATTGATATCTCGGGTGTACCCGGTGTCGAGATTTTGAAAGGCCCCGATGGAAGTTTGTTTGGCGCCAACTCCGGCGGGGTAATGTTGTTGAGCTCCACCAACAAATACGCCGATAGCAGTTATCACTCGGTTGGCATCAACACCGGTTCGTACGGACTTTTTCATGAAAAGGCCAATATACAGCAGCAGTTCGGCAAAAACCTGCTTAACGTTAACCAAAGCTACCAGGCTTACCAGGGCTACAGGCAAAACAGCAATATGAGCCGTAACTATGTTCAGGTGGCCGATAAATGGAACTACAGCGGCAAAAACGAACTGCGTTTTCTGGGCTTATATTCTGATCTTACTTATCAAACGCCGGGTGGGTTAACGCTTGCACAAGCCGCCGCCGATCCGCGCCAGGCCAGGCAACCAACGCCCGTTGTTCCCGGTGCCCTTCAGCAACATATTGGCATTACGACTACCATGTACCTGGGCGGACTGGTTAATGAATACCATTTCAGTAACCGTTTCCGCAACGTGCTGGCAGTTTTTGGCAATCACGTTGATTTTGCCAATCCCTTTATTACCAATTTTGAGCAGCGCAGCGAAAACACCTACGGTTTCCGTACTTATTTTGAACTGGCCGGTTTACCACAGGAAAACATTAACTGGAAGGTTAACCTCGGTATGGAGTGGCAGCAAACCAATTCGCGCATCAGCAACTATGGCAATAACAGGGGCGTAAAAGATACCACGCAAACCAGCGACGATATACACAGCAACCAGCATTTCATATTTGCCCGTTACTCGGCCGACATTTATAAACGCCTGCACCTGGAAGCTGCATTGAGCCTCAACTGGTACGAGTATGATTTCAAAAATCTTTACCCTTTAAACCAAACCGATTTTACCAATCGCAATTTTACGCCGCAGCTAATGCCAAGACTGGCGCTGAGCTACCAGTTTATGGATAATTTTATCTGGCGCGCATCGGTAAGCCGGGGATACTCTACCCCTACAACGGCCGAAGTAAGGCCGACTGATAATATTGTAAACACCGGCCTACAGGCCCAATACGGCTGGAACTATGAAACCGGCTTTCGCCTGCGCAACCAGGACGAAACCATGTTCCTGGATGTATCTGCCTTTTATTACCGAATTAACAACGCTATTGTACGCCGTTTAAATGCCGATGAAACCGAACATTACATCAATGCAGGCGGCACCAACCAGCCTGGGGTGGAGTTGTCGTTTACCGACTGGCTCATTCATCCCAACACCAATCATTTTGTACGGGGCTTGCAGTTTAATGAATCGTTCACGTTCAGCAAATTCAAGTTCAGGGATTATGCCGATGCCACCACCAGTTACTCAGGCAATGCCTTAACAGGCGTACCGCAGCAGGTTTTTGTAAGCAGTTTACAGATCAGGTTCCCACAATATATCTCGTTGTTCGCGCAGCATAATTATACTTCAAAAATCCCGCTGAATGATGGCAATACCGTTTATGCCAAATCATATAACCTGCTGCAGGCCAAAGTAAGCTGGCAGCCAACCATAGGCCACAGAACGCACCTCGAAATTTATGCCGGCGCCGAAAATATCCTGAATCAAAAATACAGTCTGGGTAATGACCTTAATGCTGTTGGAAACCGTTATTATAACCCATCACCATTAAGGAATTATACTGTTGGGATGGGAATTAGTTTTTAG
- a CDS encoding glycoside hydrolase family 31 protein encodes MIASLSVFCLSMQASATVKSYKKSTDGVTFSLDKGLMKVLVRRADIIEVKYTIFNVFETKPSLVVNNSWKVPTAYQVAENKSEVIITTTKLKVRVNKATNAITYTDLKGTVITAEDSDNKTITPATIAGISTYNVSTQFNSPENEGLFGLGCHPLDSLSINYKGRNQELLIKYLTGAIPVLLSTKGYGLLWDNYSASNFYGAEAGNTKFKYVSESGKQVDYYFFYGPNFDHIIDLYRTATGRAPMFAKWAFGLFQSQDRYLSEDEIIGVKDNYRNNHIPVDVIVQDWYYWDPLPIGSHVMKPERYPHPKQMVDELHKANIHAMISIWPVFGKGTPNYDALEKMGGLTDITWDNVVTHTFDTYYDAHNPKARELYWDQARDSLIKRYGWDAWWIDQCEPDNGALQDARRQSNFSIGKGIDYFNTYSLQHTKGVYEGWRRDIPGKRAFFLVRQSFAGEQRNASTLWSGDIECTFKDFKNQVPQGINACASGLPYWTSDIGGYHFHWKPADWSQPDKRELFTRWFQFGTFSPIFRIHGKGERALFSKNWDDKTKAILLNFDKLRYRLLPYIYSLAGRVTTDNYTIMRSLAFDFRNDSKVYGIPDQYMFGPAFMVNPVTEQLYTSADADKKAKARQVYLPAASKWYDFWTGELLDGGKTISAAAPIDILPLYVKAGSIIPMGPHMEYATEKPADNIELRIYPGADGSFKFYEDENDNYNYEKGQYATFNINWNDKTRKLSISDTKGKFPGMLKNRTFNIVMVKGSHGANVEVTDKADKVVKYSGKALAVSL; translated from the coding sequence ATGATAGCATCACTCTCGGTTTTTTGCCTGTCAATGCAGGCTTCCGCCACAGTAAAATCATACAAAAAAAGCACAGATGGCGTTACTTTTTCTTTAGATAAAGGCCTGATGAAAGTACTGGTTCGCCGGGCTGATATTATTGAAGTGAAGTACACCATATTTAACGTTTTTGAAACCAAACCTTCATTGGTGGTTAACAACAGCTGGAAAGTGCCAACTGCCTACCAGGTTGCCGAAAATAAAAGCGAAGTGATCATTACCACCACTAAATTAAAGGTGAGGGTAAACAAAGCTACCAACGCCATTACCTATACCGATTTAAAAGGCACGGTTATTACTGCTGAAGACAGCGACAATAAAACCATTACCCCGGCTACCATTGCCGGCATCAGTACCTATAATGTGAGCACACAGTTCAACTCTCCGGAAAACGAAGGCTTGTTTGGACTGGGCTGCCACCCGCTCGATTCTTTATCCATCAATTATAAAGGCCGTAACCAGGAGTTGCTGATCAAATACCTTACCGGTGCTATTCCTGTATTACTATCGACAAAAGGTTATGGTTTGCTTTGGGACAACTACTCAGCCTCTAATTTTTATGGAGCCGAAGCTGGCAACACCAAATTCAAATACGTATCCGAAAGCGGCAAGCAGGTTGATTATTATTTTTTCTACGGACCAAATTTCGATCATATCATCGACCTATACCGTACCGCTACAGGCCGCGCGCCGATGTTTGCTAAATGGGCTTTCGGCTTGTTCCAGTCGCAAGACAGGTATTTGAGCGAAGATGAGATCATCGGCGTTAAAGACAATTACCGCAATAACCACATCCCGGTTGACGTAATTGTGCAGGACTGGTATTACTGGGATCCGCTGCCTATCGGTTCGCATGTGATGAAACCCGAGCGTTATCCTCACCCAAAACAAATGGTTGATGAGCTGCACAAAGCCAACATCCACGCCATGATATCTATATGGCCGGTATTCGGCAAAGGTACTCCCAACTACGACGCGCTGGAAAAAATGGGCGGCCTGACCGATATAACCTGGGACAACGTAGTTACCCATACCTTTGATACTTATTATGACGCCCACAACCCCAAAGCCCGCGAGCTTTACTGGGACCAGGCCCGCGATAGCCTCATTAAACGTTATGGCTGGGATGCCTGGTGGATTGACCAGTGCGAACCAGACAACGGCGCCCTGCAGGATGCCCGTCGCCAAAGCAATTTCAGCATAGGTAAGGGTATTGATTATTTTAACACGTACTCGTTACAGCATACCAAAGGCGTTTACGAAGGCTGGCGCAGGGATATTCCGGGCAAAAGAGCTTTCTTTTTGGTAAGGCAGTCATTCGCCGGCGAGCAGCGCAATGCTTCAACCTTATGGTCGGGAGATATTGAGTGTACATTTAAAGATTTTAAGAACCAGGTGCCACAGGGTATTAATGCCTGCGCGTCGGGCTTGCCGTACTGGACGTCAGACATCGGCGGCTACCACTTCCACTGGAAACCTGCCGACTGGTCGCAGCCCGACAAGAGGGAACTGTTTACCCGCTGGTTCCAGTTTGGTACATTCAGCCCTATCTTCCGTATTCATGGCAAAGGTGAACGTGCCCTGTTCAGCAAAAACTGGGATGATAAAACCAAGGCTATTCTGCTCAATTTTGATAAATTGCGTTACCGCCTGCTGCCATACATTTATTCGCTGGCAGGCCGCGTAACTACCGATAACTATACCATTATGCGTTCATTGGCTTTCGACTTCAGGAACGACAGCAAGGTTTACGGCATACCAGATCAGTACATGTTCGGTCCGGCATTTATGGTAAACCCGGTTACCGAACAGTTATATACATCGGCCGATGCAGATAAAAAAGCCAAGGCCCGCCAGGTGTACTTACCTGCCGCCAGTAAATGGTACGATTTCTGGACAGGGGAACTGCTTGACGGCGGAAAAACCATCAGCGCGGCCGCGCCAATTGATATTTTACCGCTGTATGTAAAAGCAGGTTCCATTATACCAATGGGCCCCCACATGGAATATGCTACCGAAAAACCGGCCGACAATATCGAGTTGCGTATTTATCCCGGTGCCGATGGTTCATTCAAGTTCTACGAAGATGAGAACGATAATTATAATTACGAAAAAGGCCAGTATGCCACGTTCAACATCAACTGGAATGATAAAACCCGTAAGCTCAGCATATCCGACACTAAAGGCAAATTTCCCGGAATGCTTAAAAACCGCACGTTCAATATCGTGATGGTAAAAGGCTCGCACGGAGCCAATGTAGAAGTAACCGACAAGGCCGATAAGGTAGTGAAGTACTCAGGCAAAGCGTTGGCTGTTAGTTTGTAA
- a CDS encoding SMI1/KNR4 family protein, whose product MEFLLKQISQLAIKLGDVTFTDEQIKSDWLGNAPASATEIKLAEDRLGVELPQDYKDFLLVTNGFSAPNDIEPTFEHVSNIDFLKNIDSDLINIWSEVELVEIGKELAKSIVIAGINEEQYFLLIPPDSAGEKWKYWKFASWHPGEHPYRNLESYFRSVSHFIRDMVSKG is encoded by the coding sequence ATGGAATTTCTACTTAAACAAATATCGCAGCTAGCTATTAAATTAGGGGATGTTACATTTACCGATGAACAGATCAAATCTGATTGGCTGGGAAATGCTCCGGCTTCGGCGACAGAAATAAAACTCGCGGAAGACAGGTTAGGCGTAGAATTGCCGCAGGACTATAAAGATTTCCTGTTGGTAACCAATGGATTTTCAGCTCCTAACGATATAGAGCCAACCTTTGAGCATGTTAGCAACATTGATTTTTTAAAAAATATAGACAGCGATTTAATTAATATTTGGAGCGAGGTGGAATTGGTGGAAATAGGTAAAGAGTTAGCCAAAAGTATAGTAATCGCCGGTATTAACGAGGAACAGTACTTTTTGCTGATCCCGCCAGATTCGGCCGGCGAAAAATGGAAGTATTGGAAATTTGCGTCATGGCATCCGGGCGAACATCCCTATAGAAACTTAGAAAGCTACTTCAGGTCGGTTTCTCATTTTATAAGAGATATGGTTTCAAAGGGATAA
- a CDS encoding cobalamin-binding protein gives MPTDKIVSLLPSATEIVCALGLEINLVGRSHECDYPASVKHLPVCTEANFPDNLGSAEIDVRVKEILADALSVYTVKREQIKELAPDVVITQDQCEVCAVSLADVELALDDYLDKKAHIVSLQPNSLEDIFADITTIANALDVPEAGADLLERLIERVDIIKHKLKYSESRPTVACIEWLEPMMVSGNWVPGLVSIAGGTPILVAQDGKHSPYVQWEDIRVQDPEFIVVMPCGFSIERTMKEINLLLELPGFADMRAVKNNQLFIVDGNQFFNRPGPRIVDSIEILAEILRPKQFAFGYEGEGWIRFGV, from the coding sequence ATGCCAACTGATAAAATAGTTTCTTTACTGCCATCCGCAACCGAAATAGTTTGTGCCCTAGGGCTCGAAATTAACCTGGTAGGCCGCTCACATGAGTGCGATTACCCGGCATCCGTAAAACATTTACCCGTTTGTACAGAGGCTAATTTCCCGGATAACCTGGGCAGCGCCGAAATTGATGTGCGGGTAAAAGAGATACTGGCCGATGCCTTATCAGTATATACCGTAAAACGTGAGCAGATAAAAGAACTGGCCCCCGATGTAGTAATTACGCAGGACCAATGTGAGGTTTGTGCCGTGTCATTAGCCGATGTAGAGCTGGCGCTTGATGATTACCTGGATAAAAAAGCACACATTGTTTCCTTGCAACCCAACAGCCTCGAAGATATTTTTGCCGATATTACCACCATCGCCAATGCGCTGGATGTTCCCGAAGCTGGCGCCGACCTGCTGGAACGCCTGATAGAACGCGTTGATATTATTAAACATAAGCTGAAATACAGCGAAAGCCGTCCAACCGTTGCCTGTATTGAGTGGCTGGAGCCCATGATGGTTTCGGGCAACTGGGTTCCCGGGCTGGTAAGCATTGCGGGCGGTACGCCCATATTGGTTGCGCAGGATGGCAAACACTCCCCTTATGTGCAATGGGAGGATATTCGTGTACAAGATCCTGAGTTTATAGTGGTAATGCCCTGCGGTTTCTCCATAGAGCGCACCATGAAAGAGATTAACCTGCTGCTGGAGCTCCCCGGTTTTGCCGATATGAGGGCAGTAAAAAACAACCAGCTATTTATAGTTGACGGCAACCAGTTCTTTAACCGCCCTGGTCCGCGTATAGTTGATTCTATTGAGATACTGGCCGAGATCCTCCGCCCAAAACAGTTTGCTTTTGGTTATGAGGGCGAAGGCTGGATCAGGTTTGGGGTATAG
- a CDS encoding family 20 glycosylhydrolase, protein MRKIFTMMLVAAVFMSTAFTVTDEIKFKVSDLRMTWQVVDNNYQNKNQSLTALIITNTGHDVLPAGGWKFYFNSGRGFTENAVTGNAKINQVNGDLYSITPTDGFKELKPGASTRIEYINDDPVVNVTDAPEGIYMVWDAQPDKGYSITSFTIEPYKPTYQGLVTPEIVFDRNKTIADIPAGQLTKVFPTPLSYQETSGTFNLDDKTTVIADNDFAREAAQLKEIISSLLGKQLVDTKNNASVINLTKVSGIAPEGYELKVTPKNITINASTATGAFYGIQSLKSLIPATAFVKTPKSVQIPCVDVQDAPRFGYRAVMLDVARNFQPKKQVLKLLEAMSLYKLNTLHLHLTDDEGWRLEIPSLPELTSVGSRRGHTLDSKHFLPPSHGSGPDVNNTVGTGFYTKAEYIEILRYATDRHITVIPEIETPGHARAPIKAMDARYDRLMAEGKKAEAEKHLLRDLKDESEYRSVQYWNDNVIDVALPSTYNFVETVVNDIITTYKEAGAPLQTIHFGGDEVPAHVWEKSPAYLALKATHPEIQGTNDLWYYFYGHVNQILKAKGLRLSGWEEMALRKTTLDGKLAYVPNPDFTNEHLQADVWNNVLGDGQEDLAYRLANAGYKVVLTCVTNLYFDMANYKSFDEPGYYWGAFLGIDKFYSFIPFDYFKNADVDKNGNPINRSLFIGKQRLTDYGKSNIVGLQGALWAETVKSTERMDYMIFPRLLALAERAWAADPKWATETDPVKAQQGYQQAWSGFLNVLGKRELPRLSYYDGGFNYRIPKPGISLQDGKYLSNVEFPGLSIRYTTNGKDPDDKSKLYTAPVNYKGGVIKFRVFDVKGRGSNVAEGGSNNLNP, encoded by the coding sequence ATGCGCAAAATTTTTACCATGATGCTGGTGGCTGCCGTTTTCATGAGCACCGCCTTTACTGTTACCGACGAAATTAAGTTTAAAGTGTCCGATCTGCGCATGACCTGGCAGGTGGTTGATAATAATTATCAGAATAAAAACCAATCATTAACCGCGTTAATAATCACTAATACCGGGCATGATGTGCTGCCTGCCGGTGGCTGGAAATTCTATTTTAACTCGGGCCGCGGCTTTACCGAAAACGCGGTAACCGGCAACGCTAAAATAAACCAGGTAAACGGCGATTTGTATAGCATTACCCCGACAGATGGTTTTAAAGAGCTAAAGCCCGGCGCATCTACCCGTATTGAGTATATCAATGACGATCCGGTGGTAAACGTTACCGATGCGCCCGAAGGTATCTATATGGTTTGGGACGCGCAGCCCGACAAAGGATATTCCATCACCTCTTTCACTATTGAGCCGTATAAGCCTACATACCAAGGCCTGGTAACGCCAGAGATTGTTTTCGATCGCAATAAAACCATTGCTGATATTCCTGCCGGGCAGTTGACAAAAGTTTTCCCTACACCGCTAAGTTATCAGGAAACAAGCGGAACTTTCAATCTGGATGATAAAACCACTGTTATTGCTGATAATGATTTTGCCAGAGAAGCGGCTCAACTTAAAGAAATTATAAGTAGTTTACTGGGCAAACAACTGGTTGATACCAAAAACAATGCTTCGGTTATTAATTTAACCAAAGTAAGTGGCATAGCTCCCGAAGGATACGAACTGAAGGTTACACCGAAAAATATCACCATTAACGCTTCAACTGCTACCGGAGCTTTTTATGGTATACAATCTTTAAAATCACTGATACCGGCAACAGCATTTGTAAAAACGCCAAAATCTGTTCAAATACCTTGTGTTGATGTTCAAGATGCTCCCCGTTTTGGTTACCGTGCTGTAATGCTTGACGTGGCCCGTAACTTTCAGCCAAAAAAACAGGTGTTGAAATTGCTGGAGGCCATGAGCCTGTATAAACTGAACACCCTGCACCTGCACTTGACTGATGATGAGGGCTGGCGTTTAGAAATTCCATCATTACCAGAGCTGACTTCCGTTGGGAGCAGACGCGGCCATACATTGGATAGTAAGCATTTTTTACCACCATCGCACGGTTCAGGACCGGATGTAAATAATACTGTGGGTACCGGGTTTTATACGAAGGCTGAATACATAGAGATATTAAGATACGCTACCGACAGACACATTACTGTGATTCCCGAGATCGAAACTCCTGGCCATGCCCGCGCGCCTATTAAAGCCATGGATGCCCGGTATGACCGCCTGATGGCTGAAGGTAAAAAGGCTGAAGCGGAAAAACATCTCCTGCGCGATCTGAAAGATGAATCGGAGTATCGCTCAGTACAATATTGGAATGATAACGTGATTGATGTGGCGCTGCCATCTACCTATAATTTTGTAGAGACTGTGGTTAACGATATCATTACTACTTATAAAGAAGCCGGCGCGCCTTTGCAAACCATCCATTTTGGTGGCGATGAAGTACCCGCACATGTTTGGGAAAAATCCCCTGCGTATCTGGCCCTGAAAGCAACCCACCCCGAGATACAAGGCACCAACGATTTATGGTATTACTTTTATGGCCATGTAAACCAAATATTAAAAGCCAAAGGACTGCGCCTTTCTGGCTGGGAAGAAATGGCCCTGCGCAAAACCACACTTGATGGCAAACTTGCCTATGTACCTAATCCCGACTTTACAAATGAACACCTGCAGGCAGATGTGTGGAACAATGTTTTAGGCGACGGACAGGAAGACCTGGCCTATCGTTTAGCCAATGCCGGGTATAAGGTAGTGCTTACCTGCGTTACCAACTTGTATTTTGACATGGCTAATTATAAGTCATTTGATGAACCGGGTTATTACTGGGGCGCCTTTTTAGGTATCGATAAATTTTACTCATTTATCCCTTTTGATTACTTTAAAAATGCCGATGTTGATAAAAATGGTAACCCTATTAACCGTTCATTATTTATAGGCAAGCAACGTCTTACGGACTATGGTAAAAGCAATATAGTGGGCTTGCAAGGCGCACTATGGGCCGAAACCGTTAAAAGTACCGAGCGCATGGATTACATGATCTTCCCGCGTTTGCTGGCCCTGGCCGAACGTGCCTGGGCTGCTGACCCTAAATGGGCTACTGAAACCGATCCGGTTAAAGCACAGCAGGGATACCAGCAGGCCTGGTCGGGCTTTTTAAATGTGCTGGGTAAACGTGAGCTTCCCCGGTTAAGCTATTATGATGGCGGGTTCAATTACCGTATCCCTAAACCGGGCATCAGTCTGCAGGATGGCAAATACCTGAGCAATGTAGAATTTCCGGGATTAAGCATTCGCTATACTACCAACGGTAAAGATCCTGACGATAAAAGTAAGTTATACACAGCCCCGGTAAACTACAAAGGCGGCGTGATCAAGTTCCGCGTCTTTGACGTTAAAGGCCGTGGCAGTAACGTAGCCGAAGGTGGAAGCAATAATTTGAATCCGTAG
- a CDS encoding carbohydrate binding family 9 domain-containing protein → MNPTYTPSPGKILMLLALFLLSFQANAQKKNAGYQYHIRKAAGPITIDGIMEDTWLKADSASNFFMVLPMDTSRAKVQTQVRMTYDNNNIYIIAICYTNGPGQYMVESMKRDFNFVKNDNFIFFLDPFDTRTDGFSFGANAAGGQWDGTMYEGGKVDLSWDNKWVSVVKNYPDKWIFEAAIPFKTIRYKKGVGVWGINFSRNDLKSSEKSSWTPIPRQFPTASLAYTGSLVWDELPPEAGTNISLIPYALAGVSKDYQAKTGVAWRKEIGGDAKIGLTSSLNLDLTVNPDFSQVDVDQQVVNLNRYELFFPEKRQFFLENGDLFANFGYTDIRPFFSRRIGLNAPIRFGGRLTGKLDKDWRVGLMDIQTGESDVASSPAENFGVLTLQRRVFARSNIGFMFINKDATGSATPGNQYNRNIGVEYNLASSNNLLTGKLMGIKSFTPGLKGHDLVAAGHIQYLSKYWTMYIQDQYVGKNYTAGVGYVPRVGYNKISPLLLHNFFPKSGGILSHGVQIMSNYYFDENFKRTDNESTLSYLITMRNRSTFTLSAVDTYIKLLVPFDPTNTGKTPLPIGTRNHWNTIDAQFVSKPQALFTYLTEVAYGGYYQSGSKTSVTAQLGYRFQPYVNIAVNTSYNDLRLPQPYGNTNFWLVGPRTDITISNKLYFTTYVQYNGQVKNINTNIRMQWRYQPASDFFIVYGDNSTPSPFMVKNRQLVVKWTYWCNL, encoded by the coding sequence TTGAACCCTACTTATACCCCATCGCCAGGAAAAATATTAATGCTGCTGGCTTTATTCTTACTTTCCTTTCAGGCAAACGCTCAAAAAAAGAACGCCGGGTATCAGTATCACATCCGCAAGGCTGCCGGCCCAATTACCATTGATGGGATAATGGAAGATACCTGGCTTAAAGCAGACTCAGCAAGTAATTTTTTCATGGTGCTGCCTATGGATACCAGCCGGGCCAAAGTACAAACCCAGGTGCGCATGACTTATGATAACAACAACATTTATATCATCGCGATATGCTACACTAATGGCCCGGGGCAATACATGGTAGAGTCGATGAAGCGCGATTTCAACTTTGTAAAGAACGACAACTTTATATTTTTCCTTGACCCTTTTGATACCCGTACCGATGGGTTCAGCTTTGGGGCCAATGCCGCAGGCGGCCAGTGGGACGGCACCATGTACGAGGGCGGCAAGGTTGACCTGAGCTGGGACAACAAATGGGTATCGGTAGTAAAAAATTATCCGGACAAATGGATATTTGAAGCCGCCATTCCGTTTAAAACCATCCGTTACAAAAAGGGTGTTGGCGTATGGGGCATTAACTTTAGCCGTAACGATCTTAAATCTTCCGAAAAATCAAGCTGGACACCTATTCCGAGGCAGTTCCCTACCGCGTCGCTCGCTTATACCGGTTCGCTTGTGTGGGATGAATTACCGCCCGAGGCAGGCACCAACATTTCGCTTATCCCCTATGCGCTGGCCGGTGTTTCAAAAGATTACCAGGCCAAAACCGGGGTAGCCTGGCGTAAGGAAATTGGTGGCGACGCTAAAATTGGTCTTACCTCGTCTTTAAATCTCGACCTTACCGTGAACCCCGATTTTTCGCAGGTAGATGTGGATCAGCAGGTGGTTAATTTAAATCGTTACGAATTGTTCTTCCCCGAAAAGCGCCAGTTCTTTTTAGAAAACGGCGATTTGTTTGCAAATTTTGGGTATACCGATATCAGGCCATTTTTTTCCCGGCGTATCGGATTAAATGCCCCCATCAGGTTTGGGGGAAGGCTTACGGGTAAGCTGGATAAAGACTGGCGCGTGGGCCTTATGGATATACAAACCGGCGAATCAGATGTTGCCTCCAGTCCGGCCGAAAACTTTGGCGTGCTCACCCTGCAGCGCCGTGTGTTCGCGCGTTCCAATATTGGCTTTATGTTTATTAATAAAGATGCCACGGGCTCGGCAACACCGGGTAACCAGTACAATCGCAATATAGGTGTGGAGTATAATCTGGCATCGTCAAACAACCTGTTAACGGGTAAACTGATGGGAATAAAATCATTTACCCCGGGCTTAAAAGGACATGACCTGGTGGCGGCCGGACACATACAATACCTCAGTAAATACTGGACCATGTATATCCAGGATCAATATGTGGGCAAAAATTACACCGCCGGAGTAGGTTATGTGCCGCGTGTTGGTTATAATAAGATCAGTCCGCTGTTGTTACATAACTTCTTCCCAAAATCGGGCGGTATTTTAAGTCACGGTGTACAGATCATGTCGAACTATTACTTCGACGAAAACTTTAAACGCACGGATAATGAGAGTACACTTTCGTACCTCATTACCATGCGCAACCGCAGCACATTCACATTATCGGCGGTTGATACTTACATTAAGCTGCTTGTACCTTTTGATCCTACCAATACAGGTAAAACGCCGCTACCCATTGGCACACGAAACCACTGGAATACCATAGACGCGCAATTTGTATCAAAACCACAGGCCCTGTTCACTTACCTTACGGAGGTAGCTTATGGGGGATATTACCAAAGCGGCAGTAAAACAAGCGTTACAGCACAGCTGGGTTACCGTTTTCAGCCTTATGTAAATATTGCGGTTAATACTTCGTACAATGATCTGCGCCTGCCACAGCCTTACGGCAATACCAATTTCTGGCTCGTTGGCCCGCGAACCGATATTACTATAAGTAACAAGCTCTATTTTACGACCTACGTGCAATATAACGGTCAGGTTAAAAACATCAATACCAATATCCGTATGCAATGGCGCTACCAACCAGCATCAGACTTTTTTATTGTTTACGGCGACAACTCGACCCCATCCCCATTCATGGTTAAAAACCGTCAACTGGTTGTGAAGTGGACGTATTGGTGTAATTTGTAA